From a region of the Thermus caldifontis genome:
- the rpsL gene encoding 30S ribosomal protein S12 encodes MVALPTINQLVRKGREKVQKKSKVPALKGSPFRRGVCTVVRTVTPKKPNSALRKVAKVRLTSGYEVTAYIPGEGHNLQEHSVVLIRGGRVKDLPGVRYHIVRGVYDTQGVKDRKKSRSKYGTKKPKETKGAAPAKKK; translated from the coding sequence GTGGTGGCACTGCCGACGATCAACCAGCTGGTCAGAAAGGGCCGCGAGAAGGTCCAGAAGAAGAGCAAGGTTCCGGCCTTGAAGGGGTCGCCTTTCCGCCGGGGAGTGTGCACCGTGGTGCGCACCGTAACCCCCAAGAAGCCCAACTCCGCCTTGCGTAAGGTGGCCAAGGTGCGCCTTACCTCCGGGTACGAGGTTACCGCCTACATTCCCGGCGAGGGGCACAACCTGCAGGAGCACTCCGTGGTCCTCATCCGGGGTGGCCGTGTGAAGGACCTGCCGGGTGTGCGCTACCACATTGTGCGTGGGGTCTACGACACCCAAGGGGTGAAGGACCGCAAGAAGAGCCGCTCCAAGTACGGGACCAAGAAGCCCAAGGAGACCAAGGGCGCGGCTCCGGCCAAGAAGAAGTAG
- the rpsG gene encoding 30S ribosomal protein S7: protein MARRRRAEVRQLQPDLVYGDVVVSAFINKIMREGKKNLAARIFYDACRIIQEKTGQEPLKVFRQAVENVKPRMEVRSRRVGGANYQVPMEVSPRRQQSLALRWLVQAANARSERGAAVRIAHELMDAAEGKGGAIKKKEDVERMAEANRAYAHYRW from the coding sequence ATGGCACGGAGAAGAAGAGCAGAGGTACGCCAACTCCAACCCGACCTGGTCTACGGGGATGTGGTGGTGTCGGCCTTCATCAACAAGATCATGCGGGAGGGCAAGAAGAACCTGGCCGCCCGCATCTTCTACGATGCCTGCCGCATCATCCAGGAAAAGACCGGGCAGGAGCCTTTGAAGGTCTTTAGGCAGGCGGTGGAGAACGTGAAGCCCCGGATGGAGGTGCGTTCCCGCCGCGTGGGTGGGGCCAACTACCAGGTGCCCATGGAGGTCTCCCCCAGAAGGCAGCAGTCCTTGGCCCTGCGCTGGCTGGTCCAGGCGGCCAATGCGCGTTCCGAGCGGGGGGCTGCCGTGCGCATCGCCCATGAGCTCATGGACGCAGCCGAGGGCAAGGGCGGAGCGATAAAGAAGAAAGAGGACGTGGAGCGCATGGCCGAGGCCAACCGCGCCTACGCCCACTACCGGTGGTAA